A portion of the Streptomyces sp. NBC_00376 genome contains these proteins:
- a CDS encoding putative leader peptide has translation MFRSALLTSRGHIDLQRVASAACRRGC, from the coding sequence ATGTTCCGTTCAGCTCTGCTCACTTCGCGCGGTCACATCGACCTGCAGCGGGTGGCCTCCGCCGCGTGTCGTCGCGGCTGCTGA
- a CDS encoding ABC transporter substrate-binding protein, with translation MRSRALPALLLSLALLLSACGGATSAATTGDTDGKGGVTLAVGDQKGGYEAILRASGELDDLDYRIRWSTFTSGPPLLEAVNAQAVDLGGVGNTPPVFAAGSDSRIVVVGAAHGSSDGEAIVVPEDSPLKSPKQLKGRSIAVAQGSSAHYQLIASLKKAGLGIEDVKPKYLQPADALAAFSRGKVDAWAIWDPYTSQVLRTTKSRVLTTGQGVVNGLSFQVSSPAALKDPGKSRAIGDLLLRLQRAQSRVFKHPDAWAKVWAKETGLPYEVALDAVRRSAGTRVSVALDPAPIASEQAIADTFADLKLIPRRFSFEEYVDPRFNRDLPPSSTAPRSFGKASS, from the coding sequence ATGAGAAGTCGCGCTCTGCCTGCCCTCCTGCTGTCCCTGGCCCTGCTGCTGTCCGCCTGCGGCGGTGCCACGTCCGCCGCCACCACCGGTGACACCGACGGGAAGGGCGGTGTCACCCTCGCCGTCGGCGACCAGAAGGGTGGTTACGAAGCCATCCTGCGGGCCTCCGGTGAACTGGACGATCTCGACTACCGCATCAGATGGTCGACCTTCACCTCCGGCCCACCGCTCCTGGAGGCGGTCAACGCCCAGGCCGTGGACCTCGGGGGCGTCGGCAACACGCCGCCCGTCTTCGCGGCGGGTTCCGATTCCAGGATCGTCGTGGTGGGCGCCGCCCACGGATCGTCCGACGGCGAGGCCATCGTCGTACCCGAGGACTCGCCGCTGAAGTCCCCGAAGCAGCTCAAGGGCCGGTCGATCGCGGTGGCGCAGGGCAGTTCGGCCCACTACCAGCTGATCGCCTCGCTGAAGAAGGCGGGGCTCGGCATCGAGGACGTGAAGCCGAAGTACCTTCAGCCGGCGGACGCGCTGGCCGCGTTCAGCCGGGGCAAGGTCGACGCCTGGGCGATCTGGGACCCGTACACCTCGCAGGTCCTGCGCACCACGAAGTCCCGGGTGCTGACCACGGGTCAGGGTGTTGTGAACGGTCTCAGCTTCCAGGTGTCCTCGCCGGCCGCGCTGAAGGACCCCGGGAAGTCCCGGGCCATCGGTGATCTGCTGCTCCGTCTGCAGCGGGCTCAGTCCCGGGTGTTCAAGCATCCCGACGCCTGGGCGAAGGTCTGGGCGAAGGAGACCGGACTGCCGTACGAGGTGGCCCTGGACGCGGTCAGGCGCAGTGCCGGGACCCGGGTGTCCGTGGCCCTCGATCCTGCCCCGATCGCCTCCGAGCAGGCGATCGCCGACACCTTCGCCGATCTGAAGCTCATTCCGAGGCGCTTCTCCTTCGAGGAGTACGTCGACCCCCGTTTCAACCGCGATCTGCCTCCGTCCTCCACCGCTCCCCGCTCCTTCGGAAAGGCCTCGTCATGA
- a CDS encoding MarR family winged helix-turn-helix transcriptional regulator: MDSSDADGVLAEQLLRVTRRLQRIQSRQLEPIGITPAQFRLLRTVAHYDGPPRMADLAQRLDVVPRAVTTLVDGLEASGRVRRAPDPDSRRVVRIEITEEGLATLRSLRDARRAAAEEILAPLTADQREVLGGLLSALVNGMPERRC; encoded by the coding sequence ATGGACTCCTCCGACGCCGACGGCGTGCTCGCCGAGCAGTTGCTGCGGGTGACCCGCAGGCTCCAGCGGATTCAGAGCCGCCAGCTGGAGCCGATCGGCATCACGCCCGCGCAGTTCCGGCTGCTGCGCACCGTCGCGCATTACGACGGCCCGCCCCGGATGGCCGATCTCGCACAGCGCCTGGATGTCGTCCCGCGCGCCGTGACCACCCTGGTCGACGGCCTGGAGGCGAGCGGACGGGTGCGCCGCGCCCCCGATCCGGACAGCCGCCGGGTGGTCCGCATCGAGATCACCGAGGAGGGACTCGCCACCCTCCGGTCGCTGCGTGACGCGCGCCGGGCCGCCGCAGAGGAGATCCTGGCTCCACTGACCGCCGATCAGCGCGAGGTGCTCGGCGGACTGCTGTCCGCTCTGGTCAACGGAATGCCGGAGCGCCGTTGCTGA
- a CDS encoding ABC transporter ATP-binding protein, which produces MATDLHGAVSPAAPADPAESAVRVRGLTRSFDGRAVVDGLDLTLRAGEYTALLGRSGCGKSTLLRVLAGLDREIEGTVLVPRRRAVAFQAPRLMPWKRVWRNVLLGLPGKPERAVAERALEEVGLGERSGAWPKTLSGGEAQRASLARALVREPDLLLLDEPFGALDALTRIKAQQLVAELWQRRGCAVLLVTHDVDEALLLADRALVMRDGAIAYDTPVGLDRPRSASGAGFAALRSRLLAELGVDGAAPAAPGEAA; this is translated from the coding sequence ATGGCGACCGACCTTCACGGGGCAGTGAGCCCCGCCGCACCGGCCGACCCCGCCGAGAGCGCGGTGCGGGTGCGGGGACTGACCCGTTCCTTCGACGGCAGGGCCGTCGTCGACGGGCTCGACCTCACCCTGCGCGCCGGTGAGTACACCGCGCTGCTCGGTCGTAGCGGCTGCGGGAAGTCGACACTGCTGCGGGTGCTCGCCGGGCTGGACCGGGAGATCGAGGGCACGGTGCTCGTGCCGAGGCGACGGGCGGTCGCCTTCCAGGCACCACGGCTCATGCCGTGGAAGCGGGTCTGGCGCAATGTGCTGCTCGGTCTGCCCGGAAAGCCCGAACGGGCCGTTGCCGAGCGCGCGTTGGAGGAGGTCGGGCTCGGGGAGCGGTCCGGGGCGTGGCCCAAGACGCTCTCCGGTGGTGAGGCGCAGCGCGCCTCGCTGGCCCGCGCCCTGGTGCGTGAGCCCGATCTACTGCTGCTCGACGAACCGTTCGGCGCGCTGGACGCGTTGACCCGCATCAAGGCGCAGCAACTGGTGGCCGAGCTCTGGCAGCGGCGCGGCTGCGCAGTGCTGCTGGTCACCCACGATGTGGACGAGGCGCTGCTGCTGGCCGACCGCGCACTGGTGATGCGCGACGGAGCGATCGCGTACGACACGCCCGTGGGTCTGGACAGGCCGCGCAGTGCGAGCGGTGCCGGGTTCGCGGCGTTGCGCTCCCGGCTGCTGGCCGAGTTGGGCGTCGACGGCGCCGCACCCGCCGCGCCCGGCGAGGCCGCCTGA
- the mltG gene encoding endolytic transglycosylase MltG encodes MVNEPPDTPPRRTLRPTWRGRLVLFIGVVLVLVVAAAVLVPLLTRGPKVEQARSLVIPEGWRASQVYAAVDKSLDVEPGTTEKAAATTDLPLPAAAKGNPEGYLFPATYPVTSATTPQSLLRYMADTAVERFGADHIAEGAQRNGVSVYQTVTIASIVQAEADTVADMGKVARVIYNRLDRGMPLQMDSTLNYALNRSTLHTTTGDTKIDSPYNSYEREGLPPTPIGNPGEQAMTATIAPTPGAWLYFVTVAPGDTRFTSSYTEQQRNVAEFNRNRRSASPR; translated from the coding sequence ATGGTGAACGAACCCCCGGACACCCCACCCCGTCGCACTCTCCGTCCGACCTGGCGCGGCCGTCTGGTCCTGTTCATCGGAGTCGTCCTCGTCCTGGTCGTGGCAGCGGCAGTGCTCGTACCGCTGCTGACGCGAGGGCCGAAGGTCGAGCAGGCGCGCTCGCTCGTCATCCCCGAGGGATGGCGGGCCTCCCAGGTGTACGCGGCGGTCGACAAGTCCCTCGATGTCGAGCCCGGGACCACCGAGAAGGCCGCCGCCACGACGGACCTGCCGCTCCCGGCCGCGGCGAAGGGCAACCCCGAGGGCTACCTCTTCCCGGCGACGTACCCCGTCACCTCCGCCACGACCCCGCAGAGCCTGCTCCGGTACATGGCCGACACCGCGGTCGAACGATTCGGCGCGGACCACATCGCCGAGGGCGCGCAGCGCAACGGCGTATCGGTGTACCAGACGGTGACGATCGCGAGCATCGTGCAGGCCGAGGCGGACACCGTGGCCGACATGGGCAAGGTCGCCAGAGTGATCTACAACCGGCTGGACCGGGGCATGCCGCTCCAGATGGATTCCACACTCAACTACGCGCTGAACCGCAGCACTCTGCACACCACCACGGGCGATACGAAGATCGACAGTCCGTACAACAGCTACGAGCGCGAGGGGCTGCCTCCCACGCCCATCGGGAACCCGGGGGAGCAGGCGATGACGGCAACGATCGCCCCCACTCCCGGAGCATGGCTGTACTTCGTCACGGTCGCGCCGGGGGACACCCGATTCACCAGCAGCTACACGGAACAGCAGAGAAACGTGGCGGAGTTCAACCGCAATCGCCGCAGCGCATCCCCCCGCTGA
- a CDS encoding NAD(P)-binding domain-containing protein, translated as MNNSGVAAAREVDVVVIGAGQAGLSGAYHLRRAGLAPDRDFVVLDHAPHPGGAWQFRWPSLTYGKVHGMHALPGMELTGADDRRPSSEVIGEYFAEYERTFDLRVHRPVEVSAVREGAGGRLLVESSEGTYAARALINATGTWDRPFWPRYPGQESFLGRQLHTANYPGPAEFAGQRVVVVGGGASGTQHLMEIAEVAAETYWVTRRPPVFRDGPFDADRGRAAVALVEERVRRGLPPQSVVSVTGLPLTDAVRRARETGVLDRLPMFDRITPSGVAWDDGRTVEADVILWATGFRAAIDHLAPLKLREPGGGIRVEGTRAVRDARVHLVGYGPSASTIGANRAGRAAVRAIGRLLDEKDTAADADEVFTPAAV; from the coding sequence GTGAACAACTCTGGGGTGGCCGCAGCACGCGAGGTCGATGTCGTCGTGATCGGCGCCGGACAGGCAGGTCTGTCCGGCGCCTACCATCTGCGCCGCGCCGGCCTGGCGCCCGATCGCGACTTCGTCGTGCTCGACCATGCCCCGCACCCCGGTGGGGCCTGGCAGTTCCGCTGGCCCTCGCTCACCTACGGCAAGGTCCACGGCATGCACGCGCTGCCCGGCATGGAGCTCACCGGAGCGGACGACCGCCGGCCCTCCTCCGAGGTGATCGGTGAGTACTTCGCCGAATACGAGCGCACCTTCGACCTGCGGGTCCACCGGCCCGTGGAGGTGAGCGCGGTACGCGAGGGCGCCGGCGGGCGGCTGCTCGTCGAGAGCTCCGAGGGTACGTACGCCGCCCGTGCCCTGATCAACGCCACCGGCACCTGGGACCGGCCGTTCTGGCCGCGCTATCCGGGCCAGGAGAGCTTCCTGGGGCGGCAGTTGCACACCGCGAACTACCCGGGTCCGGCGGAGTTCGCCGGGCAGCGTGTGGTGGTGGTCGGCGGCGGGGCCTCGGGGACGCAGCATCTGATGGAGATCGCCGAGGTGGCGGCCGAGACGTACTGGGTGACGCGGCGGCCGCCGGTCTTCCGGGACGGCCCCTTCGACGCGGACCGGGGGCGGGCCGCGGTGGCATTGGTCGAGGAGCGGGTGCGGCGCGGGCTGCCGCCGCAGAGTGTGGTGTCCGTGACCGGGCTGCCGCTCACCGACGCGGTGCGGCGGGCCCGTGAGACGGGGGTGCTGGACCGGCTGCCGATGTTCGACCGGATCACTCCGAGCGGGGTGGCTTGGGACGACGGGCGGACGGTCGAGGCGGACGTCATCCTCTGGGCCACCGGATTCCGGGCCGCCATCGACCATCTCGCGCCGCTGAAGCTGCGCGAGCCGGGCGGCGGCATCCGGGTCGAGGGCACCCGGGCGGTCCGGGACGCACGCGTCCACCTCGTCGGGTACGGGCCGTCCGCCAGCACGATCGGCGCCAATCGGGCGGGACGGGCCGCGGTGCGTGCGATCGGCCGGCTGCTGGACGAGAAGGACACGGCGGCGGACGCCGACGAGGTGTTCACGCCCGCCGCGGTGTGA
- a CDS encoding LLM class flavin-dependent oxidoreductase: MNVHLHWFLPTGGDGRTLVDRHAYTDGGIKRDRITPVSGVRAPDIEYLAQIAKAAEQLGFEAVLTPTETWCEDACLTTVALAQHTERLKFLVAFRPGVISPVLAAQMAATYQRITRGRLLLNVVTGGDSTEQRRFGDHLDHDRRYARTAEFLSVVRGAWSGRPFDFEGEHYQVEGGLTALPPDPLPDIFFGGSSATAGPVAAAHADVYLAWGEPPAAVKEKIDWIRGLAEEQGRTVRFGIRLHTISRDSSREAWATADRLLGDLDAGTIAAAQQALGRSESVGQQRMLALHGGSRDKLEISPNLWAGVGLVRGGAGTALVGSHAEVADRIEEYHALGVEHFVLSGYPHLEEAYWFGEGVTPELAARGLLSTVPASPLLGVPAANGRPASAPGGAPLLLAGGR; encoded by the coding sequence ATGAATGTTCATCTGCACTGGTTCCTGCCCACCGGTGGTGACGGGCGTACGCTCGTCGACCGGCACGCGTACACCGACGGCGGAATCAAGCGGGACCGGATCACTCCGGTGAGCGGAGTGCGCGCCCCCGACATCGAGTACCTGGCGCAGATCGCCAAGGCAGCCGAGCAGTTGGGCTTCGAGGCCGTGCTGACGCCCACCGAGACCTGGTGCGAGGACGCCTGTCTGACGACGGTGGCCCTGGCCCAGCACACCGAACGGCTGAAGTTCCTGGTGGCGTTCCGGCCGGGGGTGATCTCACCGGTGCTCGCCGCGCAGATGGCGGCGACCTATCAGCGGATCACCCGGGGGCGGCTGCTGCTCAACGTCGTCACGGGTGGCGACTCGACGGAGCAGCGGCGGTTCGGTGACCACCTGGACCACGACCGGCGGTACGCGCGGACCGCGGAGTTCCTGTCGGTGGTGCGGGGCGCGTGGAGCGGGCGGCCCTTCGACTTCGAGGGTGAGCACTACCAGGTGGAGGGCGGGCTGACCGCGCTGCCGCCGGACCCGCTGCCGGACATCTTCTTCGGCGGGTCGTCGGCGACGGCGGGCCCGGTGGCCGCCGCCCATGCCGATGTCTATCTGGCCTGGGGCGAGCCGCCGGCCGCCGTGAAGGAGAAGATCGACTGGATCCGCGGCCTGGCCGAGGAGCAGGGCCGTACGGTCCGCTTCGGCATCCGGCTGCACACGATCTCGCGCGACTCCTCGCGCGAGGCATGGGCGACGGCCGACCGGCTGCTGGGCGATCTCGATGCCGGGACGATCGCGGCCGCCCAGCAGGCGCTGGGGCGGAGCGAGTCGGTCGGGCAGCAGCGGATGCTGGCGCTGCACGGCGGCTCGCGCGACAAGCTGGAGATCTCGCCGAACCTGTGGGCGGGCGTCGGGCTGGTGCGGGGCGGTGCCGGAACCGCGCTGGTGGGCAGTCATGCGGAGGTAGCCGACCGGATCGAGGAGTACCACGCGCTGGGTGTGGAGCACTTCGTGCTATCCGGCTACCCGCATCTGGAGGAGGCGTACTGGTTCGGCGAGGGCGTGACGCCCGAGCTGGCGGCGCGCGGCCTGCTGTCGACCGTACCGGCGTCGCCGTTGCTCGGGGTGCCTGCCGCGAACGGCCGGCCGGCGTCGGCGCCGGGCGGGGCGCCGCTGCTGCTCGCCGGGGGCCGCTGA
- a CDS encoding ABC transporter ATP-binding protein, with translation MKPDVINWTPPPRDESRPPAEVRRILRLFRPYRGRLALVGLLVGASSLVSVASPFLLREILDTAIPQGRTGLLSLLALGMILTAVTTSVFGVLQTLISTTVGQRVMHDLRTAVYAQLQRMPLAFFTRTRTGEVQSRIANDIGGMQATVTSTATSLVSNLTAVTATVVAMLALDWRLTLVSLLLLPVFVWISRRVGRERKKITTRRQKQMAAMAATVTESLSVSGILLGRTMGRSDSLTKGFAEESEKLVDLEVRSSMAGRWRMSTIGIVMAAMPAVIYWAAGLALQPGGPAVSIGTLVAFVSLQQGLFRPAVSLLSTGVEMQTSLALFQRIFEYLDLEVDITEPENPVRLKSIRGEIRFEDVDFSYDEKSGPTLSGIDVIVPAGGSLAVVGPTGSGKSTLSYLVPRLYDVTGGRVTLDGVDVRDLDFDTLARAVGVVSQETYLFHASVADNLRFAKPDATDAEIEAAARAAQIHDHIASLPDGYDTLVGERGYRFSGGEKQRLAIARTILRDPPVLVLDEATSALDTRTEFAVQEAIDALSEGRTTITIAHRLSTVRDADQIVVLDHGRTAERGSHEELLQQDGRYAALVRRDTQLAPAAG, from the coding sequence ATGAAACCCGACGTGATCAACTGGACACCCCCGCCGCGGGACGAGAGCCGTCCGCCCGCCGAGGTGCGCCGCATCCTGCGCCTCTTCCGTCCCTACCGAGGCCGGCTGGCGCTGGTCGGCCTGCTCGTCGGCGCCTCGTCACTGGTGTCGGTCGCCTCCCCGTTCCTGCTGCGCGAGATCCTGGACACGGCCATTCCCCAGGGGCGTACGGGACTGCTGTCCCTGCTCGCCCTCGGCATGATCCTCACCGCCGTGACGACGAGCGTCTTCGGCGTGCTGCAGACCCTGATCTCCACCACGGTCGGCCAGCGCGTCATGCACGACCTGCGCACCGCCGTCTACGCCCAGTTGCAGCGGATGCCGCTCGCCTTCTTCACCCGGACCCGCACCGGCGAGGTCCAGTCCCGCATCGCCAACGACATCGGCGGCATGCAGGCGACCGTCACCTCCACGGCCACGTCACTGGTCTCCAATCTCACCGCGGTCACAGCCACGGTCGTCGCCATGCTGGCCCTCGACTGGCGGCTCACCCTGGTCTCGCTCCTGCTGCTGCCGGTCTTCGTCTGGATCAGCCGCCGGGTCGGCCGTGAGCGCAAGAAGATCACCACCCGGCGCCAGAAGCAGATGGCCGCGATGGCGGCCACGGTGACCGAGTCGCTCTCCGTCAGCGGCATCCTGCTTGGCCGGACCATGGGTCGCTCGGACTCCCTCACCAAGGGCTTCGCCGAGGAGTCCGAGAAGCTCGTCGACCTCGAAGTGCGCTCCAGCATGGCCGGGCGGTGGCGGATGTCCACGATCGGCATCGTCATGGCCGCAATGCCCGCGGTCATCTACTGGGCGGCGGGCCTCGCCCTGCAGCCCGGCGGACCCGCCGTCTCCATCGGCACGCTCGTCGCCTTCGTCTCGCTCCAGCAGGGCCTCTTCCGGCCCGCCGTGAGCCTTCTCTCCACCGGTGTGGAGATGCAGACGTCCCTCGCGCTCTTCCAGCGGATCTTCGAGTACCTCGACCTCGAAGTGGACATCACCGAGCCCGAGAACCCGGTCCGGCTGAAGAGCATCCGCGGCGAGATCCGCTTCGAGGACGTCGATTTCAGCTACGACGAGAAGAGCGGGCCGACCCTCAGCGGCATCGATGTGATCGTCCCGGCCGGCGGCAGCCTGGCGGTCGTCGGTCCGACCGGATCCGGCAAGTCCACGCTCAGCTATCTGGTGCCCAGGCTCTACGACGTCACCGGCGGCCGGGTCACGCTCGACGGGGTCGACGTACGCGATCTCGATTTCGACACCCTGGCCAGAGCCGTGGGTGTGGTCTCCCAGGAGACCTACCTCTTCCATGCCTCGGTCGCCGACAATCTGCGCTTCGCAAAGCCGGACGCGACCGACGCCGAGATCGAGGCGGCGGCCCGTGCGGCACAGATCCACGACCACATCGCCTCACTGCCCGACGGCTACGACACCCTCGTCGGTGAACGCGGCTACCGCTTCTCCGGCGGTGAGAAGCAGCGCCTCGCCATCGCCCGCACGATCCTGCGCGACCCGCCGGTCCTGGTGCTCGACGAGGCGACGAGCGCCCTCGACACCCGTACGGAATTCGCCGTGCAGGAAGCCATCGACGCGCTCTCCGAGGGGCGCACCACCATCACCATCGCGCACCGGCTCTCCACCGTCCGTGACGCGGACCAGATCGTCGTCCTGGACCACGGCCGGACCGCCGAGCGCGGCAGCCACGAGGAGCTGCTCCAGCAGGACGGCCGCTATGCCGCGCTGGTCCGGCGGGACACCCAACTGGCTCCCGCGGCAGGCTGA